In Nicotiana tabacum cultivar K326 chromosome 19, ASM71507v2, whole genome shotgun sequence, one DNA window encodes the following:
- the LOC107804741 gene encoding beta-amylase 7 isoform X2 → MASEMQRYVTNEDDEEMDVKEEDDEDEDEDDEDKNGTMPAMAGFDGAHGSSSSNMFQHHQQYQEPPTPCGGSRRCRPLEEKERTKLRERQRRAITAKILAGLRRHGNYNLRVRADINDVIAALAREAGWVVLPDGTTFPSKSHSQVTGATGGTPTTMVTSSSSHIPTQHTPPASLKGTPSGFQNTANHSACQMKSVFIPTSSPYDSSSTARSQTSAMVADGQDTQNDPFLVGSGDSIDKQVIDIHTKLQERDFAGTPYIPVYVMLPLGVINMKSELVDADGLVKQLRVLKSTNVDGVMVDCWWGIVEANAPQDYNWNGYKRLFQVVREHKLKIKVVMSFHECGDRAGRRNPECLSWGIDKERVLKGRTAVEVYFDYMRSFRVEFDEFFEDGIISMVEVGLGPCGELRYPSNPVKHGWRYPGVGEFQCYDQYLLKGLRKAAEARGHSFWARGPDNAGSYNSQPQETGFFCDGGDYDGYYGRFFLNWYSQVLVDHADRVLSLAKLAFDGTCIAAKLSGIHWWYKTSSHAAELTAGFYNPSNRDGYVAIAAMLKKHGAALNFKCAEMSMLEQAVDFSEALGDPEGLAWQVLNAAWDVSLPVCSENALLCHDRGGYNCLLEKAKLLNDPDGKHIFAFTYLRLGPLLIDGQNFMEFERFVKRMHGEAVLESTVVRESRQSSLCA, encoded by the exons ATGGCATCAGAGATGCAGAGATATGTTACAAATGAAGATGACGAAGAGATGGATGtgaaagaagaagatgatgaggatgaggatgaGGATGATGAAGATAAGAATGGCACCATGCCTGCAATGGCAGGTTTCGATGGGGCACATGGATCTAGCAGCAGtaatatgtttcaacaccatcagcAATATCAGGAGCCGCCAACCCCTTGTGGGGGATCTCGTAGATGTAGGCCATTAGAAGAGAAGGAAAGAACAAAGCTTAGGGAGCGACAACGTAGAGCTATTACTGCTAAGATCTTGGCTGGTCTCCGAAGGCACGGGAACTATAACCTTAGAGTTAGGGCTGATATCAATGATGTTATTGCTGCTTTGGCAAGGGAAGCAGGCTGGGTTGTCCTTCCAGATGGAACCACCTTTCCCTCAAAATCACATTCACAG GtcactggagctactggtgggaCACCCACCACAATGGTGACTTCATCATCTTCACATATACCAACACAACATACTCCACCTGCTTCGTTGAAAGGCACGCCTTCTGGGTTTCAGAACACAGCCAATCACAGTGCCTGTCAAATGAAAAGTGTGTTTATACCTACTTCTTCCCCTTATGATTCATCCTCCACTGCCCGATCGCAAACTTCAGCCATGGTTGCAGATGGACAAGACACACAAAATGACCCATTTCTTGTGGGGTCTGGGGATTCAATTGACAAGCAG GTTATTGACATACACACAAAGTTACAGGAGCGTGATTTTGCTGGGACACCCTACATTCCTGTTTATGTTATGCTACCT TTAGGAGTGATTAATATGAAGTCTGAGCTTGTTGATGCGGATGGTCTAGTGAAGCAACTGAGAGTTTTAAAGTCAACAAATGTTGATGGTGTGATGGTGGACTGCTGGTGGGGCATAGTAGAGGCAAATGCTCCACAGGATTATAACTGGAATGGATATAAAAGGCTGTTTCAAGTTGTGAGGGAGCataaactcaaaataaag GTTGTGATGTCCTTCCATGAATGTGGAG ACAGAGCAGGACGGCGAAACCCTGAATGTCTGTCGTGGGGAATTGATAAAGAGCGGGTTTTGAAAGGGCGCACTGCTGTAGAG GTCTACTTTGATTATATGAGAAGCTTTCGAGTTGAATTTGATGAGTTCTTTGAGGATGGTATTATTTCCATGGTTGAAGTAGGACTAGGCCCATGTGGGGAACTAAGATATCCCTCTAATCCTGTAAAGCATGGCTGGAGGTATCCTGGAGTTGGTGAATTCCAg TGTTACGACCAGTATTTGCTGAAAGGCCTGCGCAAGGCGGCTGAAGCAAGAGGACACTCATTCTGGGCACGAGGACCCGATAATGCTGGTTCCTACAATTCACAACCACAAGAGACTGGATTCTTTTGTGACGGGGGTGATTATGATGGATATTATGGTAGGTTTTTCCTCAACTGGTACTCTCAAGTTCTGGTTGACCATGCAGATCGGGTGCTTTCTTTGGCCAAGTTAGCTTTTGATGGAACATGCATTGCCGCAAAG CTATCAGGAATTCATTGGTGGTATAAGACATCTAGCCATGCTGCCGAATTAACAGCTGGGTTTTATAACCCAAGCAATCGAGATGGTTATGTTGCAATTGCGGCAATGCTGAAGAAGCATGGAGCTGCACTGAACTTCAAGTGTGCTGAAATGAGCATGTTAGAGCAGGCAGTGGATTTCTCTGAGGCTTTAGGTGATCCTGAAGGATTAGCCTGGCAA GTGCTGAATGCGGCTTGGGATGTTTCTCTACCAGTTTGCAGTGAGAATGCACTCCTGTGTCATGATAGAGGTGGCTATAATTGTTTATTGGAAAAAGCTAAGCTCTTGAATGATCCGGATGGGAAGCATATTTTTGCTTTTACCTACCTTAGGCTCGGTCCCCTTCTCATTGACGGACAGAACTTCATGGAATTTGAACGATTTGTTAAGCGCATGCATG GAGAAGCAGTCCTTGAGTCAACCGTAGTTCGGGAGAGCAGGCAATCTTCACTATGTGCATAA
- the LOC107804741 gene encoding beta-amylase 7 isoform X1 → MASEMQRYVTNEDDEEMDVKEEDDEDEDEDDEDKNGTMPAMAGFDGAHGSSSSNMFQHHQQYQEPPTPCGGSRRCRPLEEKERTKLRERQRRAITAKILAGLRRHGNYNLRVRADINDVIAALAREAGWVVLPDGTTFPSKSHSQVTGATGGTPTTMVTSSSSHIPTQHTPPASLKGTPSGFQNTANHSACQMKSVFIPTSSPYDSSSTARSQTSAMVADGQDTQNDPFLVGSGDSIDKQVIDIHTKLQERDFAGTPYIPVYVMLPLGVINMKSELVDADGLVKQLRVLKSTNVDGVMVDCWWGIVEANAPQDYNWNGYKRLFQVVREHKLKIKVVMSFHECGGNIGDDVCIPLPHWVSEIGRSNPDIYFTDRAGRRNPECLSWGIDKERVLKGRTAVEVYFDYMRSFRVEFDEFFEDGIISMVEVGLGPCGELRYPSNPVKHGWRYPGVGEFQCYDQYLLKGLRKAAEARGHSFWARGPDNAGSYNSQPQETGFFCDGGDYDGYYGRFFLNWYSQVLVDHADRVLSLAKLAFDGTCIAAKLSGIHWWYKTSSHAAELTAGFYNPSNRDGYVAIAAMLKKHGAALNFKCAEMSMLEQAVDFSEALGDPEGLAWQVLNAAWDVSLPVCSENALLCHDRGGYNCLLEKAKLLNDPDGKHIFAFTYLRLGPLLIDGQNFMEFERFVKRMHGEAVLESTVVRESRQSSLCA, encoded by the exons ATGGCATCAGAGATGCAGAGATATGTTACAAATGAAGATGACGAAGAGATGGATGtgaaagaagaagatgatgaggatgaggatgaGGATGATGAAGATAAGAATGGCACCATGCCTGCAATGGCAGGTTTCGATGGGGCACATGGATCTAGCAGCAGtaatatgtttcaacaccatcagcAATATCAGGAGCCGCCAACCCCTTGTGGGGGATCTCGTAGATGTAGGCCATTAGAAGAGAAGGAAAGAACAAAGCTTAGGGAGCGACAACGTAGAGCTATTACTGCTAAGATCTTGGCTGGTCTCCGAAGGCACGGGAACTATAACCTTAGAGTTAGGGCTGATATCAATGATGTTATTGCTGCTTTGGCAAGGGAAGCAGGCTGGGTTGTCCTTCCAGATGGAACCACCTTTCCCTCAAAATCACATTCACAG GtcactggagctactggtgggaCACCCACCACAATGGTGACTTCATCATCTTCACATATACCAACACAACATACTCCACCTGCTTCGTTGAAAGGCACGCCTTCTGGGTTTCAGAACACAGCCAATCACAGTGCCTGTCAAATGAAAAGTGTGTTTATACCTACTTCTTCCCCTTATGATTCATCCTCCACTGCCCGATCGCAAACTTCAGCCATGGTTGCAGATGGACAAGACACACAAAATGACCCATTTCTTGTGGGGTCTGGGGATTCAATTGACAAGCAG GTTATTGACATACACACAAAGTTACAGGAGCGTGATTTTGCTGGGACACCCTACATTCCTGTTTATGTTATGCTACCT TTAGGAGTGATTAATATGAAGTCTGAGCTTGTTGATGCGGATGGTCTAGTGAAGCAACTGAGAGTTTTAAAGTCAACAAATGTTGATGGTGTGATGGTGGACTGCTGGTGGGGCATAGTAGAGGCAAATGCTCCACAGGATTATAACTGGAATGGATATAAAAGGCTGTTTCAAGTTGTGAGGGAGCataaactcaaaataaag GTTGTGATGTCCTTCCATGAATGTGGAGGTAACATTGGTGATGATGTTTGTATTCCACTGCCTCACTGGGTATCTGAAATCGGTCGAAGCAATCCTGATATATATTTTACAGACAGAGCAGGACGGCGAAACCCTGAATGTCTGTCGTGGGGAATTGATAAAGAGCGGGTTTTGAAAGGGCGCACTGCTGTAGAG GTCTACTTTGATTATATGAGAAGCTTTCGAGTTGAATTTGATGAGTTCTTTGAGGATGGTATTATTTCCATGGTTGAAGTAGGACTAGGCCCATGTGGGGAACTAAGATATCCCTCTAATCCTGTAAAGCATGGCTGGAGGTATCCTGGAGTTGGTGAATTCCAg TGTTACGACCAGTATTTGCTGAAAGGCCTGCGCAAGGCGGCTGAAGCAAGAGGACACTCATTCTGGGCACGAGGACCCGATAATGCTGGTTCCTACAATTCACAACCACAAGAGACTGGATTCTTTTGTGACGGGGGTGATTATGATGGATATTATGGTAGGTTTTTCCTCAACTGGTACTCTCAAGTTCTGGTTGACCATGCAGATCGGGTGCTTTCTTTGGCCAAGTTAGCTTTTGATGGAACATGCATTGCCGCAAAG CTATCAGGAATTCATTGGTGGTATAAGACATCTAGCCATGCTGCCGAATTAACAGCTGGGTTTTATAACCCAAGCAATCGAGATGGTTATGTTGCAATTGCGGCAATGCTGAAGAAGCATGGAGCTGCACTGAACTTCAAGTGTGCTGAAATGAGCATGTTAGAGCAGGCAGTGGATTTCTCTGAGGCTTTAGGTGATCCTGAAGGATTAGCCTGGCAA GTGCTGAATGCGGCTTGGGATGTTTCTCTACCAGTTTGCAGTGAGAATGCACTCCTGTGTCATGATAGAGGTGGCTATAATTGTTTATTGGAAAAAGCTAAGCTCTTGAATGATCCGGATGGGAAGCATATTTTTGCTTTTACCTACCTTAGGCTCGGTCCCCTTCTCATTGACGGACAGAACTTCATGGAATTTGAACGATTTGTTAAGCGCATGCATG GAGAAGCAGTCCTTGAGTCAACCGTAGTTCGGGAGAGCAGGCAATCTTCACTATGTGCATAA